From a region of the Sminthopsis crassicaudata isolate SCR6 chromosome 6, ASM4859323v1, whole genome shotgun sequence genome:
- the LOC141547644 gene encoding olfactory receptor 5J3-like: MATWNHTGFVKEFFLIGLTDIPELQIPLFLLFFVIYMVTLVGNWGMIIIIWMNAQLHTLMYFFLSNLSLCDICYSTVFAPKMLVNFLVENKVSSFASCVLQSFFFAVYVTTEGILLSMMAYDRYVAIANPLLYTVIMTQRVCILMVLASYLGGLINSLTHTIGLLRLNFCGPNVVNHYFCDIPPLLKLSCSDAHINEMLLLVFSGVIAMFTFIIIMVSYIHILIAILRIKSAEGRRKAFSTCASHFTAVTLFYGSVTFSYIQPSSQYSLEQEKISAVFYTLIIPMLNVKSPNL, from the coding sequence ATGGCAACATGGAATCACACtggttttgtgaaagaattcttTCTTATTGGACTGACTGACATCCCAGAATTGCAGATCCCtctcttcttgcttttctttgttatttatatggTCACTCTGGTAGGAAATTGGGGGATGATTATAATTATTTGGATGAATGCCCAACTTCACACTCTCATGTACTTCTTCCTCAGCAACCTTTCCTTATGTGACATTTGTTACTCTACTGTCTTTGCTCCCAAAATGTTAGTGAATTTTCTAGTAGAGAACAAAGTAAGTTCATTTGCCAGTTGTGTTTTACAAAGTTTCTTTTTTGCTGTGTATGTTACTACTGAGGGCATCCTGCTCTCTATGATGGCATATGACCGTTATGTGGCCATTGCCAATCCATTGCTTTATACAGTTATTATGActcaaagagtttgcattttGATGGTTCTTGCATCTTACTTAGGGGGTTTAATTAATTCATTGACCCATACAATTGGTTTGCTCAGGTTAAATTTCTGTGGGCCCAATGTGGTAAATCATTACTTCTGTGACATCCCGCCTCTTTTGAAGCTCTCTTGTTCTGATGCACACATCAATGAGATGCTACTTTTAGTTTTCTCAGGAGTGATTGCAATGTTTACTTTCATAATCATCATGGTGTCCTACATTCATATCCTCATAGCTATCCTGAGAATCAAATCAGCTGAGGGGAGACGTAAAGCTTTCTCTACCTGTGCATCCCACTTCACAGCAGTGACATTATTCTATGGTTCTGTGACTTTCAGTTACATTCAGCCAAGTTCTCAGTATTCCCTGGAGCAAGAGAAAATATCTGCTGTATTTTATACACTCATAATAcctatgttaaatgttaaatccCCTAATTTATAG
- the LOC141548005 gene encoding olfactory receptor 10AG1-like, translating into MERSNVTFVVEFILLGFSELPQLRNLLFGIFLIIYINILIGNGLLIVIIKMNPTLQTPMYFFLGNFSFLEICYSSITLPRMLKDIWTQKGNIPFLSCAVQSCFFYILGVAECLLLSVMAYDRYVAICKPLYYPLIMNHKVCVQLVIVSWITGIPVQIGVTYYIFSLNFCGPKILNHIFCDCSILLEVACGETYQKEVSLFVNTFFFAMIPFLLILISYFTIIATILKLPSTSGKSKAFSTCSSHLMVVCLFYGSVTINYVRSKSSHSAKSNKVFALFYTIVTPVLNPIIYSLRNKDVIVAMRKLLPK; encoded by the coding sequence ATGGAAAGAAGCAATGTGACATTTGTGGTGGAATTCATTCTTCTGGGATTTTCTGAGCTTCCCCAACTCCGAAATCtactatttggaatttttttaatcatctataTAAATATACTCATAGGAAATGGTCTGCTCATTGTAATAATTAAGATGAACCCTACTCTTCAAACTCCCATGTACTTTTTCCTTGGAAATTTTTCCTTCTTGGAAATCTGTTACAGTTCAATCACTCTCCCTAGAATGCTAAAAGATATTTGGACTCAGAAGGGAAACATCCCATTCCTGTCTTGTGCTGTACAATCTTGCTTCTTTTATATTCTAGGAGTTGCAGAGTGCTTACTTCTGAGTGTGATGGCTTATGACAGATATGTAGCCATCTGTAAGCCTCTTTACTATCCTCTCATCATGAATCACAAGGTATGTGTCCAACTGGTGATTGTCTCCTGGATCACTGGGATACCAGTTCAGATAGGTGTCacatattatattttctctctgaaCTTTTGTGGTCCTAAAATACTCAATCATATTTTCTGTGACTGTTCAATACTGCTGGAGGTTGCCTGTGGGGAAACATATCAGAAAGAGGTCTCTTTATTTGTTAACACTTTCTTTTTTGCCATGATCCCCTTTCTGTTGATACTCATATCCTATTTCACAATCATAGCTACTATTCTAAAGCTACCATCAACTTCAGGGAAATCCAAAGCCTTTTCtacttgttcctctcatcttatGGTTGTATGTTTATTCTATGGGTCTGTTACTATTAATTATGTTCGATCCAAATCCAGTCATTCAGCTAAATCAAACAAGGTCTTCGCTCTTTTCTATACTATAGTGACTCCAGTATTAAACCCCATTATATATAGCCTGAGGAATAAGGATGTGATTGTTGCAATGAGAAAACTCCTTCCAAAATGA
- the LOC141547502 gene encoding olfactory receptor 5J3-like, giving the protein METWNHTGFVKEFFLVGLTDIPELQIPLFLLFFVIYMVTLVGNWGMIIIIWMNAQLHTPMYFFLSNLSLCDICYSTVFAPKMLVNFLVENKVSSFASCVLQSFFFAVYVTTEGILLSMMAYDRYVAIANPLLYTVIMTQRVCILMVLASYLGGLINSLTHTIGLLRLNFCGPNVVNHYFCDIPPLLKLSCSDAHINEILLLVFSGVIAMFTFIIIMVSYIHILIAILRIKSAEGRRKAFSTCASHFTAVTLFYGSVTFSYIQPSSQYSLEQEKISAVFYTLIIPMLNPLIYSLRNKEVKDAAKRSITWKNPHN; this is encoded by the coding sequence ATGGAAACATGGAATCACACtggttttgtgaaagaattcttTCTTGTTGGACTGACTGACATCCCAGAATTGCAGATCCCtctcttcttgcttttctttgttatttatatggTCACTCTGGTAGGAAATTGGGGGATGATTATAATTATTTGGATGAATGCCCAACTTCACACTCCCATGTACTTCTTCCTCAGCAACCTTTCCTTATGTGACATTTGTTACTCTACTGTCTTTGCTCCCAAAATGTTAGTGAATTTTCTAGTAGAGAACAAAGTAAGTTCATTTGCCAGTTGTGTTTTACAAAGTTTCTTTTTTGCTGTGTATGTTACTACTGAGGGCATCCTGCTCTCTATGATGGCATATGACCGTTATGTGGCCATTGCCAATCCATTGCTTTATACAGTTATTATGActcaaagagtttgcattttGATGGTTCTTGCATCTTACTTAGGGGGTTTAATTAATTCATTGACCCATACAATTGGTTTGCTCAGGTTAAATTTCTGTGGGCCCAATGTGGTAAATCATTACTTCTGTGACATCCCGCCTCTTTTGAAACTCTCTTGTTCTGATGCACACATCAATGAGATTCTACTTTTAGTTTTCTCAGGAGTGATTGCAATGTTTACTTTCATAATCATCATGGTGTCCTACATTCATATCCTCATAGCTATCCTGAGAATCAAATCAGCTGAGGGGAGACGTAAAGCTTTCTCTACCTGTGCATCCCACTTCACAGCAGTGACATTATTCTATGGTTCTGTGACTTTCAGTTACATTCAGCCAAGTTCTCAGTATTCCCTGGAGCAAGAGAAAATATCTGCTGTATTTTATACACTCATAATACCTATGTTAAATCCCCTAATTTATAGCTTGAGAAACAAGGAGGTAAAAGATGCTGCAAAGAGGTCAATCACTTGGAAAAATCCACACAACTGA
- the LOC141548089 gene encoding olfactory receptor 10AG1-like has translation MERSNVTFVVEFILLGFSELPKLRNLLFGIFLIIYINILIGNGLLIVIIKMNPTLQTPMYFFLGNFSFLEICYSSITLPRMLKDIWTQKGNIPFLSCAVQSCFFYILGAAECLLLGVMAYDRYVAICKPLYYPLIMNHKVCVQLVIVSWITGIPVQIGVTYYIFSLNFCGPKILNHIFCDCSILLEVACGETYQKEVSLLVNTFFFAMIPFLLILISYFTIIATILKLPSTSGKSKAFSTCSSHLMVVCLFYGSVTINYVRSKSSHSAKSNKVFALFYTIVTPVLNPIIYSLRNKDVIVAMRKLLPK, from the coding sequence ATGGAAAGAAGCAATGTGACATTTGTGGTGGAATTCATTCTTCTGGGATTTTCTGAGCTTCCCAAACTCCGAAATCtactatttggaatttttttgatcATCTATATAAATATACTCATAGGAAATGGTCTGCTCATTGTAATAATTAAGATGAATCCTACTCTTCAAACTCCCATGTACTTTTTCCTTGGAAATTTTTCCTTCTTGGAAATCTGTTACAGTTCAATCACTCTCCCTAGAATGCTAAAAGATATTTGGACTCAGAAGGGAAACATCCCATTCCTTTCCTGTGCTGTACAATCttgcttcttttatattttaggaGCTGCAGAGTGCTTACTTCTGGGTGTGATGGCTTATGACAGATATGTAGCCATCTGTAAGCCTCTTTACTATCCTCTCATCATGAATCACAAGGTATGTGTCCAACTGGTGATTGTCTCCTGGATCACTGGGATACCAGTTCAGATAGGTGTCacatattatattttctctctgaaCTTTTGTGGTCCTAAAATACTCAATCATATTTTCTGTGACTGTTCAATACTGCTGGAGGTTGCCTGTGGGGAAACATATCAGAAAGAGGTCTCTTTACTTGTTAACACTTTCTTTTTTGCCATGATCCCCTTTCTGTTGATACTCATATCCTATTTCACAATCATAGCTACTATTCTAAAGCTACCATCAACTTCAGGGAAATCCAAAGCCTTTTCtacttgttcctctcatcttatGGTTGTATGTTTATTCTATGGGTCTGTTACTATTAATTATGTTCGATCCAAATCCAGTCATTCAGCTAAATCAAACAAGGTCTTCGCTCTTTTCTATACTATAGTGACTCCAGTATTAAACCCCATTATATATAGCCTGAGGAATAAGGATGTGATTGTTGCAATGAGAAAACTCCTTCCAAAATGA